In the Sulfitobacter pacificus genome, one interval contains:
- a CDS encoding helix-turn-helix domain-containing protein yields MSHKATNWAIARRGLKPTAKIILWQLCDRHHKDHGCFPSQETLADDCEISRGTLNRYLDDLEARGLIRRIQRSDKKSRKQLSTMYLFAFDFDDPYGFDTDETSPEIGPSSAAKSEESSTNQGEKPCLKMRQGTVSQKRPKPCLKKRDSRVSKRDTNPVREPLKNQRACGGEGKISEIAAFWAQKVIDGGHIPESVLTEAIKIEIRGSGWLTQEQLLASGIAVRKRAG; encoded by the coding sequence ATGAGCCACAAGGCGACGAATTGGGCGATTGCGCGGCGGGGTTTGAAGCCCACGGCAAAGATCATCCTTTGGCAATTGTGCGACCGGCACCATAAGGATCATGGTTGTTTTCCGTCTCAGGAAACGCTGGCAGATGACTGTGAGATTTCAAGGGGCACGTTGAACCGATACCTTGATGACCTGGAAGCGCGCGGGCTGATCCGCCGCATACAGCGCAGTGACAAAAAGAGCCGTAAACAGCTTTCAACGATGTATCTTTTCGCTTTCGATTTTGATGATCCATACGGCTTCGATACGGATGAAACCTCGCCTGAAATTGGTCCGTCCAGCGCCGCCAAATCGGAAGAAAGTTCGACCAATCAGGGTGAAAAACCGTGTCTCAAAATGAGACAAGGAACCGTGTCTCAAAAACGGCCAAAACCGTGTCTCAAAAAACGCGATTCCCGTGTCTCAAAACGAGACACTAACCCTGTAAGGGAACCTTTAAAGAACCAGCGTGCATGTGGGGGCGAAGGTAAAATCTCTGAAATTGCCGCCTTCTGGGCACAAAAAGTCATCGACGGTGGCCACATCCCCGAAAGCGTTCTGACCGAAGCAATTAAAATCGAAATCAGGGGCAGCGGTTGGCTAACCCAAGAGCAACTTTTGGCCAGCGGTATCGCTGTTCGAAAACGTGCAGGCTGA
- a CDS encoding HNH endonuclease signature motif containing protein: MLNDGSLTSAGEVQANPKRRFLVVDHVIPHRGDEALFYDPKNLQTLCPDDHDQNKQRFEARGYSEERGEDGWPVDPMHPANR; the protein is encoded by the coding sequence GTGTTGAATGATGGATCACTTACTTCAGCGGGAGAGGTGCAGGCCAATCCCAAACGCAGGTTTTTGGTTGTTGATCATGTGATCCCGCATCGAGGTGATGAGGCGTTGTTCTACGATCCAAAAAACTTGCAGACCCTGTGCCCAGACGATCACGACCAGAACAAACAACGGTTTGAGGCGCGGGGATATTCAGAAGAGCGCGGCGAAGATGGATGGCCGGTTGATCCGATGCATCCAGCAAACCGCTGA
- a CDS encoding P27 family phage terminase small subunit: METGGQRFVCAKLELNREIHIFGKGYVKMARGRKPQVDVVVPMAEEGFAGHNHEERAKERLAELRPEGMPDQLRWTFDRLALPLCHPTVNRLSATNVFMFVQLCKAVMRHERIELELEELSETYVSETRSGTQIKSRPEVAQLNETFRQIRGLAGEFGMTPSTERGLSNSGQLPFDFPSETGPESYMT, translated from the coding sequence GTGGAAACCGGAGGGCAACGCTTTGTTTGCGCAAAGTTGGAATTGAATAGAGAAATCCACATATTTGGAAAGGGATATGTCAAAATGGCACGAGGTCGTAAACCGCAAGTAGACGTCGTTGTGCCAATGGCAGAAGAGGGGTTTGCGGGTCATAACCACGAAGAGCGGGCCAAGGAACGCCTGGCTGAACTGCGGCCTGAGGGAATGCCTGATCAGTTGCGTTGGACGTTTGATCGTTTGGCGTTGCCTCTCTGCCATCCAACGGTCAACCGTTTGTCGGCCACGAACGTCTTTATGTTCGTCCAGCTTTGCAAAGCGGTTATGCGCCATGAGCGGATAGAACTTGAGCTAGAAGAGCTATCGGAAACCTACGTATCCGAAACTCGGTCGGGGACTCAAATTAAGAGCCGTCCAGAGGTGGCGCAGTTGAACGAGACATTCCGCCAGATTCGGGGGCTCGCCGGAGAATTTGGAATGACGCCATCAACAGAACGTGGGTTGTCAAACAGCGGCCAGTTACCTTTTGACTTCCCTTCCGAAACTGGGCCGGAAAGCTATATGACGTGA
- a CDS encoding terminase large subunit, translating to MTRKGRVEYSDDPVTAWAEDVVAGDIVAGPYVRASAKRHLRDLNDGPSRGLKWDLSAARRAIDFFPDVLRLNGGQFEGKPFELHPSQAFRIGSIFGWKKRDARSGEWVRRFRRFYDEEGKGNGKSPMLGGIGLYMLVADSEPRAEVYAAAAKKDQAAILFRDAVAMRDQSPALHKRVSAQGENPVWQMTYRGRRGDKRFFKPLSAEKAQSGPRPHCALTDEVHEHPNRDVIDMLERGFKFRKQPLLCMATNSGTDKKSICWEEHQHAVNVATGIIDDDSTFSFVCALDEGDDWENDPTCWIKVNPLLNVTIEEEYLAGVVKQAKMMPGKRNGIARLHFCQWTQSVTAAIKREAWIACHDDVDPEALTKAGHPCYGGLDLSQVRDFSAFTLTWVLDATKDAEKLVSKTWFWTPKDTLLDRSGRDQAPYDLWAEQGFLEAIPGDRLKYTWLADALADLNSRYMPKTIGCDQYGLERLKDSLDEKGLILPTEVHPQGYQRRVLETIPDPTGSGKDIDIYLWMPDSINKLEEAIYDGRQKVHKNPLMDSMAAAVTYAENRTGHRMFDKDKAHGRIDGMVSLAMSTGIALCRDVQAEASPWADETFSLESELWG from the coding sequence GTGACACGCAAGGGCCGTGTAGAGTATTCAGATGATCCAGTCACTGCATGGGCCGAAGATGTGGTTGCAGGCGATATCGTTGCTGGGCCGTATGTCCGTGCTTCTGCCAAACGTCATCTTCGGGATTTGAATGATGGGCCTTCCCGTGGGTTGAAGTGGGACCTTTCAGCGGCACGTAGGGCGATTGATTTTTTTCCAGATGTGCTGCGCCTAAATGGTGGGCAGTTCGAAGGCAAGCCTTTCGAATTGCATCCAAGTCAAGCTTTCCGCATTGGTTCCATCTTCGGTTGGAAAAAACGCGATGCCAGATCTGGAGAATGGGTCAGGCGGTTTCGCAGGTTTTACGACGAAGAAGGTAAAGGGAATGGCAAGTCTCCAATGCTTGGAGGTATCGGACTTTACATGCTGGTAGCGGACTCAGAGCCGCGTGCAGAGGTCTATGCGGCTGCGGCAAAGAAGGATCAGGCGGCCATCCTATTCCGTGACGCGGTCGCGATGCGAGATCAATCACCTGCCCTCCATAAACGAGTGTCTGCGCAAGGCGAAAATCCAGTTTGGCAAATGACGTATCGAGGGCGACGTGGTGACAAGAGGTTTTTCAAGCCGCTGTCTGCAGAGAAGGCGCAAAGTGGACCTCGCCCACATTGTGCGTTGACTGATGAGGTTCATGAGCATCCTAACCGCGATGTGATTGATATGCTGGAGCGCGGTTTCAAGTTTCGAAAGCAGCCTTTGCTGTGCATGGCAACGAATTCGGGTACCGACAAGAAATCAATTTGTTGGGAGGAACACCAACACGCGGTTAACGTGGCGACCGGTATCATCGATGACGATAGCACATTCTCTTTTGTGTGCGCGTTGGACGAAGGCGACGATTGGGAAAATGACCCGACATGCTGGATCAAAGTGAACCCGCTTTTGAATGTGACGATTGAAGAGGAATATCTCGCCGGGGTTGTCAAGCAAGCCAAAATGATGCCTGGCAAACGTAACGGGATAGCGCGACTGCACTTTTGCCAATGGACTCAGTCAGTCACAGCGGCAATCAAGCGTGAAGCGTGGATTGCATGCCATGATGATGTCGATCCAGAAGCGCTGACTAAGGCGGGTCATCCTTGTTACGGCGGGCTTGATCTTAGTCAGGTGCGAGACTTTTCTGCTTTTACGCTGACATGGGTACTTGATGCGACCAAGGATGCGGAGAAGTTGGTTTCTAAAACATGGTTTTGGACGCCAAAAGATACACTGCTGGACAGGTCTGGGCGTGATCAAGCGCCATATGATTTGTGGGCAGAGCAAGGTTTTTTGGAAGCAATTCCAGGGGATCGGCTCAAATACACATGGTTGGCGGATGCTTTGGCGGACTTAAACTCACGCTACATGCCAAAAACTATCGGGTGTGACCAGTACGGACTTGAGAGACTGAAAGATAGCCTTGATGAAAAGGGGTTGATCTTGCCGACTGAGGTGCATCCGCAAGGCTATCAGCGTCGTGTTTTAGAGACGATTCCAGACCCAACCGGATCGGGCAAGGATATAGATATTTATTTATGGATGCCTGACAGCATCAATAAGCTGGAAGAGGCGATCTATGATGGCCGGCAAAAGGTTCATAAAAACCCGCTGATGGACAGTATGGCGGCGGCGGTGACTTACGCTGAAAACAGGACTGGACACCGCATGTTTGACAAAGACAAAGCGCATGGCCGCATCGACGGCATGGTTTCTTTGGCCATGTCTACAGGCATCGCGTTGTGTCGAGATGTGCAGGCCGAAGCCTCGCCTTGGGCGGATGAAACCTTCTCATTGGAGAGTGAACTATGGGGCTGA
- a CDS encoding phage portal protein produces the protein MGLIKMFRRGDRVGVEERARVLMDTGGEAAISDVLNGEMLSDAVTMKEAMSLPGVWCAINFLSSAMAGFPIDVFEVVEGDGGDKKIQGGVADVLGAAINDTTTSYSWRETFFAQVFGPGRAYSYLERNRLGEVINIFPMEYERVTVRKEGHKVWYDHAEAGGRIKTYPAKDVIDLAFLLKPNFVQCYNPIQTCAAAIKQGLNANRYALTVFGKNGIPPYLLKGPFQAGKEMIRAAADLMKITRRSAEEGKPILPIPGGHDLVRLGDDPEKMQLTPVQIFAVGQVARIYQMPPVFLQELSKGNYNNMEHQDLHLVKHTLRRWVKKFEQELTLKIFGRNSSRYVKLNLDGIMRGDLKTRIEAIARAVQTGLLTPNEGRQLDNRPPKSGGDVLLVQGAMVPIEMAGKAFSKNMPSLDEAEPKEPKPE, from the coding sequence ATGGGGCTGATCAAGATGTTCCGGCGCGGGGATCGCGTTGGCGTTGAAGAGCGTGCACGGGTCCTAATGGATACGGGCGGTGAAGCTGCGATTTCGGATGTGCTGAACGGTGAAATGTTAAGCGATGCAGTGACAATGAAAGAGGCGATGTCGCTGCCGGGTGTTTGGTGTGCAATCAATTTTCTATCGTCTGCGATGGCTGGTTTTCCGATTGATGTGTTCGAAGTCGTGGAGGGAGACGGCGGGGACAAGAAGATCCAAGGTGGGGTGGCTGACGTGTTGGGGGCAGCGATCAATGACACAACAACATCCTATTCTTGGCGTGAAACATTCTTTGCACAGGTTTTTGGTCCGGGGCGCGCATATAGTTATCTAGAACGGAACCGATTGGGTGAAGTGATCAATATCTTTCCTATGGAATACGAAAGGGTCACGGTGCGCAAAGAGGGGCATAAAGTTTGGTATGACCATGCTGAGGCGGGCGGGCGTATTAAGACCTACCCAGCCAAAGATGTCATTGATTTGGCGTTCCTCCTGAAGCCCAACTTTGTTCAGTGTTACAATCCTATCCAGACATGCGCTGCGGCGATAAAGCAGGGTCTGAATGCGAACCGTTACGCACTCACAGTGTTCGGCAAGAACGGCATACCGCCGTATCTTCTCAAAGGGCCTTTCCAAGCGGGTAAAGAAATGATCCGCGCGGCTGCTGATCTAATGAAAATCACGCGGCGATCAGCTGAGGAAGGTAAGCCAATTCTGCCAATACCTGGCGGTCATGACCTTGTCCGTTTGGGAGATGATCCAGAAAAGATGCAGCTTACGCCAGTTCAAATATTTGCTGTAGGGCAGGTCGCGCGTATCTACCAAATGCCACCAGTGTTTTTGCAAGAGTTAAGCAAAGGCAACTATAACAATATGGAACATCAGGACTTGCATCTGGTGAAACATACTTTGCGCCGGTGGGTGAAAAAGTTTGAGCAGGAACTGACGCTCAAGATATTTGGGCGAAATTCAAGTCGCTATGTGAAGCTTAATCTCGACGGGATCATGCGTGGCGACCTCAAGACGCGGATAGAGGCAATCGCGCGGGCGGTACAGACAGGTCTACTCACACCGAACGAAGGTCGCCAATTAGACAATCGCCCACCGAAAAGCGGAGGTGATGTGCTTCTCGTTCAGGGGGCGATGGTTCCAATTGAGATGGCAGGCAAGGCTTTCTCTAAGAACATGCCGTCGCTTGACGAAGCAGAGCCGAAAGAACCGAAACCAGAATAA
- a CDS encoding HK97 family phage prohead protease, which produces MSDPKREVRFSTIVPLEVRSTEGGEVHVGGYAAVFGEESEIGPVPGWGWRETVVSGAFTDALTRGDDVSFLINHSGLPLARTSSGTLILSQDSRGLKVDTVLDGSDPDVQRIVPKMQRGDLSKMSFAFRSEKEEWDETGDAPLRSIMSVQLFDVSIVTDPAYEGTEIGLRSKEAALGGGADVHLRLMQMRMRLPCAG; this is translated from the coding sequence ATGAGCGATCCAAAACGCGAGGTGCGGTTTAGCACCATCGTGCCTTTAGAGGTGCGTTCAACAGAAGGCGGCGAAGTTCATGTCGGTGGATATGCGGCTGTCTTTGGAGAAGAGTCTGAAATCGGCCCGGTGCCGGGCTGGGGCTGGCGCGAAACAGTTGTGTCGGGTGCTTTCACCGATGCGCTCACACGTGGTGATGATGTCAGCTTCTTGATCAATCACAGCGGTTTGCCATTGGCGCGAACATCGTCAGGCACCTTGATCTTGTCGCAAGACAGCAGGGGGTTGAAGGTCGACACGGTGCTTGACGGGTCGGACCCTGATGTACAGCGAATTGTGCCGAAGATGCAGCGCGGCGATCTTAGCAAGATGAGCTTCGCATTTCGTTCAGAGAAAGAAGAGTGGGACGAAACTGGCGACGCACCTTTGCGATCAATTATGTCAGTTCAGCTCTTTGATGTCTCGATTGTCACAGACCCCGCATATGAGGGGACAGAGATCGGCCTGCGTTCGAAAGAAGCGGCCTTGGGAGGGGGGGCAGATGTGCATCTCCGCCTGATGCAGATGCGTATGCGTCTGCCTTGCGCTGGCTGA
- a CDS encoding phage major capsid protein: protein MRWLIPRSLFLRLGQVRSNPHEDEMSKIKELRESAKKLEVEARGVLEGLSAETPKEEAAAANKKFDELMDQRDDLVKQADREERAEKAKQETEERAEREEREERESRRPGDSGQAHVPNENVSDEYREAFRQYLAAGADVSELDKEARAALRAGAQEYRTQTTGTGAQGGFLVPTTLANTINIAAAAHGPMMDGAISTEINLSSGAPFDLPKVDDTDEEADAHTEGDEPANDNSGDVVIGKTQLGAHALITPWIIWSFELAQDSTFGFEDLLGQLIGERLGRKGNKWLTVGTGAGEPMGFVTGAPVGHTAASAAALTFDDIIELEHSIDPAYRGGPKVRFQMHDQTVKLLRKIKDSNGRYVWSDGDVTKGVKPQLNGKPVSFNQAMAEVGASTKSIAFGDFAQYYVRKVGNPLIGVAREKYFPNLGIAGVHRIDGAPAHLKAIKTLQMAA from the coding sequence TTGCGCTGGCTGATACCGCGCAGCCTATTCCTGCGCCTTGGGCAAGTGCGATCAAACCCACATGAGGATGAAATGTCTAAAATTAAAGAGCTGCGCGAGAGCGCAAAGAAACTGGAAGTAGAGGCTCGCGGCGTTCTTGAAGGGCTCAGTGCTGAAACTCCTAAGGAGGAAGCAGCGGCGGCAAACAAAAAATTCGATGAGTTGATGGATCAGCGCGATGACCTGGTAAAACAAGCTGATCGCGAAGAGCGGGCGGAAAAGGCGAAACAAGAAACGGAAGAGCGGGCGGAACGTGAAGAGCGTGAAGAACGTGAAAGTCGCCGTCCCGGAGATAGCGGGCAGGCGCATGTTCCGAATGAGAATGTGAGTGATGAATATCGCGAGGCATTCCGTCAGTATCTTGCTGCCGGTGCTGATGTGTCTGAACTGGACAAAGAGGCACGTGCCGCGTTGCGCGCGGGTGCGCAGGAATATCGCACCCAAACAACCGGGACTGGCGCACAAGGTGGCTTCCTTGTACCTACAACGCTCGCCAATACGATCAACATCGCTGCAGCTGCACATGGTCCCATGATGGACGGCGCAATTTCCACAGAGATTAACCTGTCCAGCGGAGCGCCATTTGATCTCCCGAAAGTGGATGACACTGACGAAGAGGCCGACGCGCATACCGAGGGCGACGAGCCAGCGAACGACAACTCAGGTGATGTGGTGATCGGTAAGACACAACTCGGGGCGCATGCTTTGATTACGCCTTGGATCATCTGGTCATTTGAGTTGGCGCAGGATTCGACATTTGGTTTTGAAGATCTGTTGGGCCAGTTGATTGGGGAGCGGTTGGGTCGAAAGGGCAACAAATGGTTGACTGTCGGAACTGGTGCCGGGGAACCAATGGGATTTGTAACTGGTGCGCCCGTTGGGCATACGGCCGCATCTGCAGCGGCGTTGACGTTTGATGACATCATTGAGTTGGAGCATTCGATTGATCCTGCATATCGGGGTGGACCGAAGGTGCGCTTCCAAATGCATGATCAAACGGTGAAGCTGTTGCGCAAAATCAAAGACAGCAACGGGCGTTACGTCTGGTCAGATGGCGATGTGACAAAGGGTGTAAAGCCTCAGCTCAATGGCAAGCCAGTGTCGTTCAACCAGGCGATGGCCGAGGTCGGAGCGTCGACTAAGTCAATCGCGTTTGGGGACTTCGCGCAATACTACGTGCGTAAAGTTGGCAATCCTTTGATTGGTGTCGCCCGCGAGAAATATTTCCCCAACCTTGGCATTGCAGGTGTTCACCGGATCGATGGTGCGCCGGCACATCTCAAGGCGATCAAGACCCTGCAAATGGCCGCTTAA
- a CDS encoding histone H1-like repetitive region-containing protein, whose amino-acid sequence MKVEILVNCSTVKDSYSVGQKPTLGDEIGADLIRAGYAELIDADAQPPQSAAADKAAADKAAADKAAADKAAADKAAADKAAADKAAADKAAADKAAADKAAADKAAADKAAADKAAADKAAADKAAADKAAADKAAADKAAADKAAADKAAADKAAADKAAADKAAADKAAADKAAADKAAADKAAADKAAADKAAADKAAADKAAADKAAADKAAADKAAADKAAADKAAADKAAADKAAADKAAADKAAADKAAADKAAADKAAADKAAADKAAADKAAADKAAADKAAAEKKG is encoded by the coding sequence GTGAAAGTCGAAATTTTGGTCAATTGCAGTACGGTTAAGGACAGCTATTCAGTTGGGCAAAAACCCACTCTTGGAGATGAGATCGGGGCTGATCTGATCCGTGCGGGTTATGCTGAACTGATTGACGCAGATGCACAGCCGCCACAGTCAGCGGCTGCTGACAAGGCGGCTGCTGACAAGGCGGCTGCTGACAAGGCGGCTGCTGACAAGGCGGCTGCTGACAAGGCGGCTGCTGACAAGGCGGCTGCTGACAAGGCGGCTGCTGACAAGGCGGCTGCTGACAAGGCGGCTGCTGACAAGGCGGCTGCTGACAAGGCGGCTGCTGACAAGGCGGCTGCTGACAAGGCGGCTGCTGACAAGGCGGCTGCTGACAAGGCGGCTGCTGACAAGGCGGCTGCTGACAAGGCGGCTGCTGACAAGGCGGCTGCTGACAAGGCGGCTGCTGACAAGGCGGCTGCTGACAAGGCGGCTGCTGACAAGGCGGCTGCTGACAAGGCGGCTGCTGACAAGGCGGCTGCTGACAAGGCGGCTGCTGACAAGGCGGCTGCTGACAAGGCGGCTGCTGACAAGGCGGCTGCTGACAAGGCGGCTGCTGACAAGGCGGCTGCTGACAAGGCGGCTGCTGACAAGGCGGCTGCTGACAAGGCGGCTGCTGACAAGGCGGCTGCTGACAAGGCGGCTGCTGACAAGGCGGCTGCTGACAAGGCGGCTGCTGACAAGGCGGCTGCTGACAAGGCGGCTGCTGACAAGGCGGCTGCTGACAAGGCGGCTGCTGACAAGGCGGCTGCTGACAAGGCGGCTGCTGACAAGGCGGCTGCTGACAAGGCGGCTGCTGACAAGGCGGCTGCTGACAAGGCGGCTGCTGACAAGGCGGCTGCTGAGAAGAAAGGCTGA
- a CDS encoding head-tail connector protein — protein MSAPENTPVTEGELLSHLRLTDGEQDGTLARCVSTAIAMLDGDDGELGRALISQTWREYIRPPSNGSGVQLSLRPAQSIESVAFRDAEGAWVEADLTGFSLHVVEDAPVVFADVWPVGHGFQSLRIDYVAGYGDDGASVPDTIKQAILLLAAHYYLERAPVVSKESSAELPISIDRLLQRYKVWVR, from the coding sequence ATGAGCGCCCCAGAAAATACCCCAGTCACAGAGGGCGAGTTGCTATCGCATCTTCGCCTTACCGATGGAGAGCAGGACGGAACTTTGGCACGTTGTGTTTCGACTGCAATTGCAATGCTGGATGGTGACGATGGAGAGTTGGGGCGCGCACTTATTTCACAAACTTGGCGAGAGTACATTAGACCACCTTCTAATGGCAGTGGTGTCCAATTGTCCCTGCGACCTGCACAATCGATTGAATCAGTGGCGTTCCGCGATGCAGAGGGTGCTTGGGTTGAGGCTGACTTGACGGGTTTTTCTTTGCATGTGGTTGAAGATGCTCCCGTTGTTTTCGCAGATGTATGGCCCGTTGGTCACGGTTTCCAATCTCTCAGGATCGATTATGTCGCGGGCTATGGTGATGATGGAGCGAGTGTGCCGGATACGATCAAGCAGGCAATCTTGCTACTTGCGGCGCACTACTATTTGGAACGCGCGCCAGTTGTCTCAAAGGAAAGTTCCGCAGAGCTACCGATTTCAATTGATCGTTTGCTTCAGCGCTACAAGGTTTGGGTAAGATAA
- a CDS encoding phage tail tube protein, translating into MTESVSTIGYGDILEWSTDGGTTWSGVKEFKTADLPTHSVEKKDRTHMGSPGRTKEYAPGLKDVNDVNFTFNFNSDDYAALYALEVAGTVAEWRHSLSADDGQATGAIYEYKGFVELSGGTREVEGITEASGTIKRTGVSTFTPAVAA; encoded by the coding sequence ATGACAGAATCTGTCAGCACCATTGGCTATGGGGACATTCTTGAATGGTCCACCGATGGCGGAACGACGTGGAGCGGGGTCAAAGAGTTTAAAACCGCAGACCTCCCAACACACTCAGTTGAGAAAAAGGACCGTACACATATGGGGTCCCCTGGGCGGACCAAAGAATACGCGCCCGGATTGAAGGATGTCAACGATGTGAACTTTACGTTTAACTTCAACAGCGATGACTATGCAGCTCTGTACGCGTTGGAAGTTGCTGGTACCGTCGCAGAATGGCGGCACTCGCTTTCTGCCGATGATGGCCAAGCAACGGGCGCAATCTATGAATACAAGGGCTTTGTCGAGCTGAGCGGCGGTACGCGCGAGGTTGAGGGGATCACCGAAGCTTCCGGCACGATCAAGCGCACCGGTGTTTCGACGTTCACCCCAGCAGTGGCGGCATAA
- a CDS encoding YncE family protein, whose translation MSLAKYMTQQVIGYEPPNATVLETVTLPAIASEFSRGITFDPSGNLILVTVSSSGSYVGRIRTYDGFSATQIGSFIQFPGNPRYLEHVRFDESGDLIAINTGFNTYNPGVLAKYDGKSNTELSSFNTANRAIGAMEVIDGDVVWADQSGNVRRHDGFSSTILETWTTFSGGYPGGMTYDGRNLIATGSPSNKMEISNGVGDNTLFDSVTLDHYVTDFCFFDGHVYTLQNPRTIRKLGKG comes from the coding sequence ATGAGCCTTGCAAAATACATGACGCAACAAGTCATTGGGTACGAACCTCCGAATGCCACAGTTTTGGAAACGGTAACTTTGCCGGCCATCGCTTCTGAGTTTAGCAGGGGCATCACTTTTGACCCTAGTGGAAACTTAATTCTGGTGACTGTATCGAGCAGCGGGTCATATGTTGGGCGGATTCGAACATATGACGGGTTTTCCGCAACTCAAATCGGGTCGTTTATTCAATTCCCAGGCAACCCAAGATATTTAGAACACGTCCGGTTTGATGAAAGTGGCGATTTGATCGCGATCAACACGGGGTTCAACACTTACAATCCGGGTGTTTTGGCTAAATACGACGGAAAGTCAAATACTGAGCTTTCATCGTTTAACACAGCTAATCGCGCAATCGGGGCGATGGAAGTCATAGACGGGGATGTCGTATGGGCCGACCAGTCTGGGAACGTGCGTAGGCATGACGGATTTAGCAGCACGATTCTAGAAACCTGGACCACATTTAGCGGGGGGTATCCCGGTGGCATGACCTATGATGGCCGAAATCTAATAGCAACCGGAAGTCCCTCCAACAAAATGGAAATCAGCAATGGGGTTGGTGACAATACCCTTTTTGATAGCGTCACGCTCGACCACTACGTAACGGATTTTTGCTTTTTTGACGGCCATGTTTACACGCTGCAAAACCCCCGAACAATTCGCAAACTAGGAAAGGGATGA
- a CDS encoding DUF4214 domain-containing protein, with protein sequence MTPFEMRRALAISKPKDALAALALCFPGFEPTAQHIQNANNNGGMHDGQTINSIPDQVEAWFAASWAAFPQLIVSEAMVFEAVQVRAFDHGRLLGFAPATAFKKFTDTNAMLWLRTGPSLSPVDDLTLLYRECFGREADAEGYAFWHGELQAGHIFIPDLRAVFMATDEAKAR encoded by the coding sequence ATGACCCCTTTTGAAATGCGCCGCGCATTGGCGATATCGAAGCCGAAAGACGCTTTGGCCGCGCTGGCATTGTGCTTTCCCGGTTTTGAGCCAACTGCCCAGCACATCCAGAACGCCAACAACAACGGCGGCATGCATGACGGCCAAACGATCAACAGTATCCCGGATCAAGTAGAAGCCTGGTTCGCTGCGTCTTGGGCGGCTTTCCCTCAGTTGATCGTGTCGGAAGCCATGGTTTTCGAGGCGGTACAGGTTCGGGCTTTTGATCATGGCCGATTGCTCGGCTTCGCGCCTGCAACCGCGTTCAAGAAATTCACCGATACGAACGCTATGCTTTGGTTGCGCACAGGGCCGTCCTTATCGCCGGTGGACGATCTGACGTTGCTCTATCGGGAGTGCTTTGGCCGTGAGGCAGACGCTGAAGGATATGCGTTCTGGCATGGTGAACTGCAGGCGGGCCACATTTTTATCCCTGATTTGCGGGCCGTGTTTATGGCGACTGATGAGGCAAAGGCGCGTTGA
- a CDS encoding DUF1353 domain-containing protein, protein MLDFETPADWSQHLSGIKYVTTRDIDWGLGTPRSKTRLKIPAGRVFDVSVPRGLRWLIDPHNPKYRIAGLIHDELLHVHNWTRMRAGGEFHDALRAGGTSAICAIALWVAVSLFKYPLATR, encoded by the coding sequence ATGCTTGATTTCGAAACACCTGCTGACTGGTCACAGCACCTGTCCGGCATCAAGTATGTGACCACCCGCGATATCGACTGGGGGCTGGGCACGCCGCGTTCAAAGACCCGTTTAAAGATACCGGCCGGGCGCGTCTTTGATGTTTCCGTTCCGCGTGGCCTGCGCTGGCTGATCGATCCACATAACCCCAAATACCGGATTGCTGGTCTGATCCATGACGAACTGCTGCACGTCCACAATTGGACGCGGATGCGCGCTGGTGGGGAATTCCACGATGCGCTGCGCGCGGGCGGCACGTCAGCAATCTGCGCTATCGCCCTTTGGGTCGCGGTTTCGCTGTTCAAGTACCCTCTGGCCACACGATAA